From the Cohaesibacter sp. ES.047 genome, one window contains:
- a CDS encoding hydantoinase/oxoprolinase family protein, whose amino-acid sequence MVWRIGVDSGGTFTDICLFEEETGRLEIWKLSSSPDDPSRAIAQGVVEGLEQVDASASELGFLGHGTTVATNALIELRGVKTGLLISDGFRDLLELGRQKRPSLYDMNVDKPEQLVSRDLRRQVPERMRSDGTVDLPLDMEALKREVALLKEQDVKAIAICFLYGFLNTDHEVMAQKVVADMLPDVFVSTSHAVAPEFREFERLSTTVVNTYLGPVMKRYIERLRKRLDEVGLKVAPQLTQSNGGVIGFDAAADLPVRTVLSGPSTGVVAAQEIGKMSGFPNIITFDVGGTSSDVALLQNGVCHLTGEADVHGYPIKAPMLDIHTVGAGGGSIAHVDSGGLLKVGPRSAGAYPGPVCYGNGNEEPTVTDANIVLQTLNPVEILGGRMKVRRDLAVEAVQRLADQIGLGVMETADGILQVVIANMAKAIRVISVQRGHDPRDYTLMAFGGAGPLHAARLAKELDISRMIIPLTPGALCALGLLLTDLRADFAISRLTELEAHSLDAVEAGFAELSSQAQDWFLADNIPESRRKEVRTVDMRYAGQNYELSVPVPAGPISLETFKQLEEGFEAVHKQRFGFIAKGEKIQLVTLRLEAVGEVKKAQLQSYPLEGAASDAARIGERDVWLKEAGDFVNCPVYDRKLLKHGNQITGPAIIEQMDTTSVLLPGMTAVVDAYLNLIVEIAQ is encoded by the coding sequence ATGGTTTGGAGAATTGGAGTGGATTCTGGTGGCACTTTCACCGATATCTGCTTGTTTGAGGAAGAGACCGGGCGACTGGAGATCTGGAAACTGTCATCTTCTCCTGACGATCCGTCCCGTGCGATTGCGCAAGGGGTTGTCGAGGGACTGGAGCAGGTTGATGCGTCCGCCAGCGAACTGGGCTTCCTTGGTCACGGGACGACCGTTGCCACCAACGCGCTGATCGAGTTGCGCGGAGTGAAGACCGGATTGTTGATTTCAGACGGCTTCCGTGACTTGCTGGAGCTTGGCCGCCAGAAACGTCCAAGCCTTTACGACATGAATGTCGACAAGCCCGAGCAGCTGGTCAGTCGTGATCTGCGCCGACAGGTGCCCGAACGGATGCGCTCAGACGGTACAGTGGATCTGCCACTTGATATGGAAGCCCTGAAGCGCGAAGTCGCCCTGCTCAAGGAGCAGGATGTCAAGGCAATCGCGATCTGCTTCCTGTATGGCTTCCTCAATACAGACCATGAAGTGATGGCGCAGAAGGTGGTTGCGGACATGCTGCCGGATGTCTTCGTGTCAACCAGTCATGCCGTCGCGCCGGAATTCCGAGAGTTCGAACGCCTCTCCACGACCGTGGTCAATACCTATCTTGGGCCGGTGATGAAGCGCTATATCGAGAGGCTGCGCAAGCGTCTTGACGAGGTTGGTCTGAAGGTCGCGCCGCAGTTGACCCAGTCCAATGGTGGCGTGATCGGATTTGATGCCGCAGCGGACCTGCCGGTGCGCACCGTGCTCTCCGGGCCGTCCACCGGTGTGGTTGCCGCACAGGAAATCGGCAAGATGTCTGGCTTCCCCAACATCATCACCTTTGACGTCGGGGGCACCTCCTCGGATGTGGCTTTGCTGCAAAATGGTGTGTGTCATCTGACGGGCGAAGCGGATGTCCATGGCTATCCGATCAAGGCGCCGATGCTCGATATTCACACAGTGGGAGCGGGTGGCGGCTCGATCGCCCATGTTGATAGCGGTGGTCTGCTCAAGGTGGGGCCGCGTTCTGCCGGGGCCTATCCGGGGCCGGTCTGTTATGGCAACGGCAATGAAGAACCGACGGTGACCGACGCCAACATCGTTTTGCAGACCCTCAACCCGGTTGAGATCCTTGGTGGCCGTATGAAAGTGCGCCGGGATCTTGCCGTTGAGGCTGTGCAGCGATTGGCTGACCAGATCGGTCTTGGGGTGATGGAAACCGCAGACGGTATTCTGCAGGTGGTGATCGCCAACATGGCCAAGGCCATTCGTGTGATCTCTGTGCAGCGTGGCCATGACCCGCGCGATTATACGCTGATGGCGTTCGGCGGAGCCGGTCCCTTGCATGCAGCCCGGCTTGCCAAGGAACTTGATATTTCGCGCATGATCATCCCGCTCACGCCGGGTGCCCTTTGTGCGCTTGGCCTTTTGCTGACCGATCTGCGTGCCGACTTTGCGATCTCGCGGCTCACTGAACTTGAGGCTCATTCGCTTGACGCCGTCGAGGCCGGTTTTGCGGAATTGTCGTCTCAGGCGCAGGACTGGTTCCTTGCCGACAACATCCCCGAAAGCCGCCGCAAGGAAGTGCGCACGGTCGACATGCGTTACGCCGGTCAGAATTATGAATTGTCCGTTCCTGTCCCCGCAGGTCCGATCAGTCTTGAGACCTTCAAGCAACTGGAAGAAGGCTTTGAAGCCGTCCATAAACAGCGCTTCGGCTTTATCGCCAAGGGCGAAAAGATCCAGTTGGTCACCTTGAGGCTCGAGGCTGTCGGGGAAGTCAAGAAGGCCCAGCTCCAGTCCTATCCGCTCGAGGGCGCTGCATCAGATGCTGCCCGGATCGGGGAGCGGGACGTTTGGCTGAAAGAGGCTGGCGATTTCGTCAACTGCCCGGTGTATGACCGCAAGCTCCTCAAGCACGGCAACCAGATTACCGGCCCGGCCATTATCGAGCAGATGGATACAACCAGTGTTCTCCTGCCCGGCATGACCGCTGTCGTCGATGCCTATCTCAATCTTATCGTGGAGATCGCCCAATGA
- a CDS encoding TRAP transporter substrate-binding protein codes for MTISRRDVLKYSTILGAATLVGTPSFAAGARWDLADEYGAQSLTGQACKFFINELKKKVGDALQITYQGGGALGYKSADHFDAVEDGAVQIAITLLTQLGGIDPLFNLTSLPFMARSPEEALLLWKTAKPEYSKIFEDHDMKLLWAMPNAPSGIHAKLPITSVDAIEGLRIRTYDVNGTQTLVNAGASPLQISWGDLIPQLSTGGIDAVLTSADGGMQLSIWDYVSDFTEINYAMGLFVCHVNKPAFDALPEDVQKAIMDICDECDTYSWKIVVDSIEKSYKVMSENGMTITHDDDVPSEVFDLLQNAGKPVREDWLAQTGEKGKTVLDAFEAKKSS; via the coding sequence ATGACAATTTCGAGACGCGACGTTCTTAAATATTCAACCATACTGGGCGCAGCCACTCTGGTTGGAACACCGTCCTTTGCTGCAGGCGCACGATGGGACTTGGCTGACGAGTATGGGGCTCAGTCGCTCACAGGTCAGGCCTGCAAGTTCTTTATCAATGAATTGAAGAAGAAAGTCGGCGACGCGCTGCAGATCACCTATCAGGGTGGTGGCGCACTTGGTTACAAGTCTGCCGATCATTTCGACGCGGTTGAAGATGGCGCCGTGCAGATTGCGATCACGCTGCTGACTCAGTTGGGCGGCATCGATCCACTGTTCAACCTCACCTCCCTGCCCTTCATGGCCCGTTCGCCCGAAGAAGCGCTCCTTCTTTGGAAGACCGCAAAACCCGAATACTCGAAGATCTTTGAAGATCACGACATGAAGCTGTTGTGGGCCATGCCAAACGCTCCGTCCGGCATTCACGCCAAATTGCCAATCACATCTGTTGATGCCATCGAAGGACTGCGCATCCGTACCTATGATGTGAACGGCACCCAGACACTGGTCAATGCAGGGGCCTCGCCGCTGCAGATCTCCTGGGGTGATCTGATCCCGCAGCTGTCGACCGGCGGCATCGATGCGGTGCTCACCTCGGCAGATGGCGGCATGCAGCTCTCCATCTGGGACTATGTCTCCGATTTCACCGAAATCAACTATGCCATGGGGCTGTTTGTCTGCCACGTCAACAAACCAGCCTTTGACGCCCTGCCCGAAGATGTCCAGAAAGCGATCATGGATATCTGCGATGAGTGCGACACCTACAGCTGGAAGATCGTCGTGGACTCCATCGAGAAGTCCTACAAGGTCATGAGTGAGAACGGAATGACCATCACCCATGATGATGACGTACCCAGCGAAGTCTTCGACCTGCTTCAGAATGCAGGCAAGCCCGTACGTGAAGACTGGCTTGCCCAGACCGGAGAGAAAGGCAAGACCGTTCTCGATGCCTTCGAAGCCAAGAAGTCCAGCTAA
- a CDS encoding TRAP transporter small permease, which translates to MSTNTGFDSSEADAISDGSPFKFPSHPDDPVWLAMLSRISSSLNLFCAVISAIFVSLMTLLIIVEIGLRFFSLSTFMADTLVGYGVAATTFLSAAWALEHGAMIRVTALTNIMPSFAQRVAELFCLVATEAIFLFLISYQWHSVYKYWSRGTVGQHYVKIPLWIPESFFLIGLGLLALQVFVRLLRVLAVGHTSEGSLKI; encoded by the coding sequence ATGTCCACGAATACTGGCTTCGACTCATCGGAAGCAGACGCGATCTCCGACGGGTCACCTTTCAAATTCCCCTCTCATCCCGATGATCCGGTTTGGCTCGCCATGCTGAGCCGCATTTCGAGCAGCCTGAATCTGTTCTGTGCAGTGATTTCGGCGATCTTTGTGTCCCTGATGACCCTGTTGATCATCGTCGAGATTGGTTTGCGCTTCTTCTCGCTCTCGACATTCATGGCAGACACGCTGGTCGGATATGGGGTCGCGGCGACGACCTTTCTGTCGGCCGCCTGGGCGCTCGAGCACGGTGCCATGATCCGCGTCACCGCACTCACCAATATCATGCCCTCCTTCGCGCAGCGCGTCGCAGAGCTCTTTTGCCTTGTTGCCACTGAGGCCATCTTCCTCTTCCTCATCAGCTACCAGTGGCACTCGGTTTATAAATACTGGTCGCGCGGAACGGTCGGCCAGCATTACGTCAAGATCCCGCTCTGGATACCGGAAAGCTTTTTCCTCATCGGACTGGGGCTTCTGGCCCTGCAGGTTTTTGTGAGACTGCTTCGCGTTCTCGCTGTCGGACATACATCGGAAGGATCGCTCAAGATCTGA
- a CDS encoding TRAP transporter large permease: MSVALSSILLLALLALFLGAGTWIFAGLMLSGAGAMWLILDFPWVRVGAIATKVISSSAVSWELAAVPIFVWMGDIIFRTDISERLFRGLAPIVAKIPGGLLHTNVFGCTLFAAISGSSTATTATVGKITVPELKKRDYSMSLAAGSLAGAGSFGLLIPPSIAMIIYGVLAEVSISKLFIAGIVPGAMMALLYSGYIAIISTFFPHMAPKYEGEISLRVVLKGLWELAPLAVLMFVVLGSIYSGLATPSEAAAVGVFCAILITIATRQFSIRMLVESLMNTLRISSMICMLIAASAFLSAAIAYMHLPTMITEMIASLDLSPYGVLLILAVLYIVLGMFLDGTSMTVMTVPIAVPLIVQAGYDPLWFGIYLVIMIEMSTITPPVGLNLYILQALTGRSLGATILAAAPFFLLLCLGTALLATFPQIVLWLPSAL; the protein is encoded by the coding sequence ATGTCTGTTGCGCTTTCCTCCATTCTCCTGCTCGCCCTGCTGGCCCTGTTTCTGGGAGCCGGTACCTGGATCTTTGCCGGCCTCATGCTATCGGGCGCAGGGGCCATGTGGCTCATTCTTGATTTTCCCTGGGTCCGGGTCGGTGCGATCGCCACGAAAGTGATCTCCTCCTCCGCCGTATCCTGGGAATTGGCCGCTGTGCCGATCTTTGTCTGGATGGGCGATATCATCTTCAGAACGGATATATCCGAACGCCTGTTTCGCGGGCTCGCCCCTATCGTCGCCAAGATCCCGGGCGGTCTGTTGCATACCAACGTCTTCGGCTGCACCCTGTTTGCCGCAATCTCGGGCTCTTCGACCGCAACAACGGCAACGGTTGGCAAGATCACCGTGCCAGAGCTCAAAAAGCGCGATTACAGCATGTCGCTGGCAGCCGGATCCCTCGCCGGCGCAGGCAGTTTCGGTTTGCTGATCCCTCCCTCCATCGCCATGATCATCTATGGTGTGTTGGCCGAGGTCTCGATCTCGAAACTCTTCATCGCAGGGATTGTCCCCGGTGCGATGATGGCGCTGCTGTATTCGGGCTACATCGCCATCATCTCGACCTTCTTCCCGCATATGGCCCCCAAATATGAAGGCGAAATCTCTCTGCGTGTCGTCCTGAAGGGGCTTTGGGAACTGGCCCCCCTCGCCGTCTTGATGTTCGTCGTCCTCGGCTCGATTTATTCGGGCCTTGCCACACCGTCTGAAGCAGCAGCAGTGGGCGTTTTCTGCGCCATCCTGATCACGATAGCCACCCGGCAGTTCAGTATCAGGATGCTTGTCGAAAGCCTGATGAACACCCTGCGGATTTCGTCCATGATCTGCATGCTGATTGCAGCATCGGCCTTCCTGTCCGCAGCGATCGCCTATATGCATCTGCCTACGATGATCACCGAAATGATTGCCAGCCTCGATCTCTCACCTTATGGGGTCCTGTTGATTCTGGCTGTACTCTATATCGTACTCGGCATGTTCCTGGACGGCACATCGATGACCGTGATGACCGTGCCGATTGCCGTGCCGTTGATCGTTCAGGCTGGCTACGATCCGCTCTGGTTCGGCATCTATCTGGTCATCATGATCGAAATGAGCACGATCACGCCACCCGTCGGCCTCAACCTTTACATCCTGCAGGCGCTGACCGGGCGAAGTTTGGGAGCCACAATTCTCGCCGCGGCCCCCTTCTTCCTGCTGCTCTGTCTCGGCACGGCCCTTCTGGCCACATTCCCCCAGATAGTTCTGTGGTTGCCGTCGGCACTATAG
- a CDS encoding DeoR/GlpR family DNA-binding transcription regulator — protein sequence MVEITVSQGEELLPAERREQLIQWFQTNVSGTNQELARMFNISVSTVRRDLDSLAAEGIVRRTHGGAVRIRSRTNFEPSTDLARRTAVEEKNSIVRLTCKMIEPKQSIIIDSGAVIAHMLAEEIAANGIPLTVITNDLYVATTLAYKEHIKLIVPGGTCRFGSYGLLGEPGLEFFDDIRCDCFFMSAQALDIECASETLLDVMLMKRAMIKAAERTVLMLDSSRFFDRAIYRTVPIETFDTIITDEGLSHEAAEKIRLRGVNLEIARF from the coding sequence TTGGTCGAAATAACTGTATCTCAAGGGGAAGAGCTGTTGCCCGCAGAAAGACGGGAACAACTGATTCAGTGGTTTCAGACCAATGTCTCCGGCACCAATCAGGAACTCGCACGCATGTTCAACATCTCCGTCTCGACAGTGAGACGAGATCTGGACTCGCTGGCAGCCGAAGGCATCGTACGCCGCACCCATGGCGGCGCAGTGAGGATTCGCTCGCGCACCAATTTCGAACCATCAACCGATCTGGCGCGGCGGACCGCGGTCGAAGAAAAGAACTCGATCGTCCGGCTCACCTGCAAGATGATTGAACCCAAGCAGAGCATCATCATCGATTCCGGTGCCGTGATTGCCCATATGCTTGCAGAGGAAATCGCAGCCAATGGGATCCCCCTGACTGTCATCACCAACGACCTCTATGTTGCCACCACCCTCGCCTACAAGGAGCATATCAAGCTTATCGTACCGGGTGGAACCTGTCGCTTCGGCTCCTACGGCCTGCTAGGAGAGCCCGGGCTCGAGTTTTTCGATGATATCCGCTGCGACTGCTTCTTCATGTCAGCTCAGGCACTCGACATAGAGTGCGCATCGGAAACCTTGCTGGATGTGATGTTGATGAAGCGGGCGATGATCAAGGCGGCCGAACGCACCGTCCTGATGCTCGATAGCAGCCGCTTCTTTGACCGCGCCATTTATCGCACCGTGCCGATCGAGACCTTTGACACCATCATCACCGATGAAGGTCTGTCCCACGAGGCAGCCGAGAAAATCCGCCTGCGCGGTGTCAATCTCGAGATTGCCCGTTTCTGA
- a CDS encoding SIS domain-containing protein has translation MNDQVKAYGLDEAIEAVAAHGSISEIYFVACGGSYALLQEGQYVVDCEAKSIASYAYSSAEFISRAPARLGKNSLVITCSHSGNTPETVAATEYARKAGALTISLTNLADSPLDKATENTVFYEWDPLSVTTKHNSVMLLLLVLGILNKLEGNSKYDLANKAIPALHDIGEGLKEKYAAAAAEFGESHKREPVIYTMASGANHSTAYAFAICLLQEMQWVHSACIHSGEYFHGPFEITDFDTPIIILKGLGNARKMDERALAFAQKYSKRLSVLDATDFGLEAVAGEVAEYLTPIMFNLVLRLYAVELGDKRGHPLTVRRYMWRMEY, from the coding sequence ATGAACGATCAAGTTAAGGCCTACGGTCTGGATGAAGCCATCGAGGCTGTCGCGGCCCACGGCTCCATCTCCGAAATTTATTTTGTAGCCTGCGGTGGATCCTATGCGCTCCTGCAGGAAGGGCAGTATGTGGTGGACTGTGAGGCGAAATCCATCGCCTCTTACGCATACAGCTCAGCCGAGTTCATCTCCCGCGCACCGGCGCGCCTTGGCAAGAATTCACTGGTCATCACCTGCTCGCATTCCGGCAACACCCCCGAAACGGTTGCAGCAACCGAGTATGCCCGCAAGGCCGGAGCGCTGACCATTTCCCTGACCAATCTGGCCGACTCCCCGCTGGACAAAGCCACAGAAAACACGGTCTTCTACGAATGGGATCCGCTGTCTGTCACCACCAAGCACAATTCGGTGATGCTGCTCCTGTTGGTGCTTGGCATTCTCAACAAGCTTGAAGGCAACAGCAAATATGATCTGGCGAACAAGGCTATCCCCGCGCTGCACGATATCGGTGAAGGCCTGAAAGAAAAATATGCTGCCGCGGCTGCTGAATTCGGCGAGTCTCACAAGCGCGAACCGGTCATCTACACGATGGCGTCCGGCGCGAACCATTCAACCGCTTATGCCTTTGCAATCTGTCTGCTGCAGGAAATGCAGTGGGTGCATTCCGCCTGCATCCATTCGGGCGAATATTTCCACGGGCCGTTTGAAATCACCGATTTCGATACCCCGATCATCATCCTCAAAGGCCTCGGCAATGCCCGCAAGATGGATGAACGCGCTCTGGCATTTGCACAGAAATACTCCAAACGTCTTTCTGTTCTCGATGCGACCGACTTCGGTCTCGAAGCAGTGGCTGGCGAGGTTGCAGAATATCTCACGCCGATCATGTTCAATCTGGTCCTTCGGCTCTATGCCGTTGAACTCGGCGACAAGCGCGGCCATCCGCTGACCGTCCGCCGCTACATGTGGCGCATGGAATACTGA
- a CDS encoding PfkB family carbohydrate kinase has translation MARSNNKASLLGIGDNVVDFYKDRNEFFPGGNALNVAVLAKRFGLEKAGYIGLVGNDEEGKHVVRSLEAEGLWIDRIRQACGENGKAVVHLDDQGDRVFLGSNKGGIQRQLTLKMEEVDLQAVEDYGCVHTSIFSYLENELPLIRERANAVAFDFSSHLELDYVKRIAPSITTAFFSGSALNESEVDDLIETVAGLGVDTIGVTRGSDGAYWQVGGKRYRQGIKPVEVVDTLGAGDSFIAAYLSGILMGHSVEESLDGAATFAADTCTRLGAFGHPYKVSAS, from the coding sequence ATGGCTCGCTCCAACAACAAGGCCTCCCTGCTCGGCATTGGCGACAACGTGGTTGATTTCTACAAAGACCGGAATGAATTTTTCCCCGGCGGAAACGCGCTCAACGTCGCAGTGCTGGCCAAACGCTTTGGCCTCGAGAAAGCCGGCTATATCGGACTTGTCGGCAATGATGAAGAGGGCAAGCATGTGGTCAGAAGCCTTGAGGCCGAGGGCCTCTGGATCGACCGCATTCGTCAGGCTTGCGGCGAGAATGGCAAGGCCGTCGTCCATCTCGACGATCAGGGAGACCGCGTCTTTCTGGGGTCCAACAAGGGCGGCATCCAGCGCCAACTGACCCTGAAAATGGAAGAGGTCGACCTTCAGGCCGTAGAAGATTATGGCTGCGTTCACACATCCATCTTCAGCTATCTGGAGAATGAACTGCCCCTGATCAGGGAGCGGGCGAATGCGGTGGCGTTCGATTTCTCCTCCCATCTGGAACTGGACTATGTGAAACGTATCGCCCCTTCTATCACGACGGCTTTCTTTTCCGGATCTGCGCTGAATGAAAGCGAGGTTGACGACCTGATCGAGACCGTCGCAGGGCTGGGTGTTGACACAATCGGCGTGACCCGCGGCTCCGACGGTGCCTATTGGCAGGTTGGCGGCAAACGCTATCGCCAGGGCATCAAGCCGGTTGAAGTCGTCGACACGCTCGGCGCGGGAGATTCCTTCATCGCCGCGTATCTGAGTGGCATCCTGATGGGCCATTCTGTTGAGGAATCTCTGGATGGTGCCGCGACTTTCGCAGCCGACACCTGCACCCGCCTCGGTGCCTTCGGTCATCCCTATAAGGTTTCCGCGAGCTGA